The following proteins come from a genomic window of Carcharodon carcharias isolate sCarCar2 chromosome 10, sCarCar2.pri, whole genome shotgun sequence:
- the ywhae1 gene encoding tyrosine 3-monooxygenase/tryptophan 5-monooxygenase activation protein, epsilon polypeptide 1 isoform X2 → MEDREDLVYQAKLAEQAERYDEMVESMKRVAGMDVELTVEERNLLSVAYKNVIGARRASWRIISSIEQKEENKGGEDKLKMIREYRKTVEDELKSICNDILDVLDKHLIPAANSGESKVFYYKMKGDYHRYLAEFATGNDRKEAAENSLVAYKAASDIAMTELPPTHPIRLGLALNFSVFYYEILNSPDRACRLAKAAFDDAIAELDTLSEESYKDSTLIMQLLRDNLTLWTSDMQGDDS, encoded by the exons AAATGGTGGAGTCAATGAAAAGGGTAGCTGGCATGGACGTAGAGTTGACAGTTGAAGAAAGGAATTTACTGTCTGTGGCCTATAAAAATGTGATCGGAGCACGGAGAGCGTCCTGGAGGATAATCAGCAGTATTGAGCAAAAGGAGGAAAACAAGGGTGGCGAGGACAAACTAAAAATGATTCGTGAATACAGAAAAACG GTTGAGGATGAGCTGAAATCAATTTGTAATGACATTCTGGATGTACTGGATAAACACCTCATTCCTGCTGCCAACTCTGGAGAGTCAAAGGTTTTCTACTATAAAAT GAAAGGTGATTACCACAGGTATCTGGCAGAGTTTGCAACAGGGAATGACAGGAAGGAGGCAGCAGAGAACAGCCTGGTCGCATACAAGGCGGCTAGCGATATTGCAATGACAGAACTTCCGCCGACGCACCCCATCCGCTTAGGCCTTGCTTTGAATTTCTCTGTATTCTACTATGAAATCCTCAATTCCCCTGACCGTGCCTGTAG ATTGGCAAAGGCAGCATTCGATGATGCAATTGCAGAACTGGACACCTTGAGTGAAGAAAGCTACAAGGACTCTACACTCATTATGCAGTTGTTACGTGACAACTTGACACTATGGACTTCAGACATGCAGGGAGATG ATTCCTAA
- the ywhae1 gene encoding tyrosine 3-monooxygenase/tryptophan 5-monooxygenase activation protein, epsilon polypeptide 1 isoform X1: protein MEDREDLVYQAKLAEQAERYDEMVESMKRVAGMDVELTVEERNLLSVAYKNVIGARRASWRIISSIEQKEENKGGEDKLKMIREYRKTVEDELKSICNDILDVLDKHLIPAANSGESKVFYYKMKGDYHRYLAEFATGNDRKEAAENSLVAYKAASDIAMTELPPTHPIRLGLALNFSVFYYEILNSPDRACRLAKAAFDDAIAELDTLSEESYKDSTLIMQLLRDNLTLWTSDMQGDGEEPSKDVVQDVDDDNQ from the exons AAATGGTGGAGTCAATGAAAAGGGTAGCTGGCATGGACGTAGAGTTGACAGTTGAAGAAAGGAATTTACTGTCTGTGGCCTATAAAAATGTGATCGGAGCACGGAGAGCGTCCTGGAGGATAATCAGCAGTATTGAGCAAAAGGAGGAAAACAAGGGTGGCGAGGACAAACTAAAAATGATTCGTGAATACAGAAAAACG GTTGAGGATGAGCTGAAATCAATTTGTAATGACATTCTGGATGTACTGGATAAACACCTCATTCCTGCTGCCAACTCTGGAGAGTCAAAGGTTTTCTACTATAAAAT GAAAGGTGATTACCACAGGTATCTGGCAGAGTTTGCAACAGGGAATGACAGGAAGGAGGCAGCAGAGAACAGCCTGGTCGCATACAAGGCGGCTAGCGATATTGCAATGACAGAACTTCCGCCGACGCACCCCATCCGCTTAGGCCTTGCTTTGAATTTCTCTGTATTCTACTATGAAATCCTCAATTCCCCTGACCGTGCCTGTAG ATTGGCAAAGGCAGCATTCGATGATGCAATTGCAGAACTGGACACCTTGAGTGAAGAAAGCTACAAGGACTCTACACTCATTATGCAGTTGTTACGTGACAACTTGACACTATGGACTTCAGACATGCAGGGAGATG GTGAAGAACCGAGTAAAGATGTGGTGCAAGATGTTGATGACGACAATCAGTGA